One genomic region from Pseudoduganella dura encodes:
- the gltA gene encoding citrate synthase has product MNTSDNKATLSFSDGSAPIEFPIYEGTVGPDVIDIRKLYGATGKFTYDPGFMSTASCNSSITYIDGDKGELQYRGYPIEQLAVNADFMESCYLLLNGELPNETQKAEFVKLVSKHTMVHEQMQFFFRGFRRDAHPMSVLVGTVGALASFYHDSLDINDAKQREISAIRLIAKMPTLVAMAYKYSIGQPFMYPRNDLSYSANFMRMMFGNPCEEYEVNDVLVRALDRILILHADHEQNASTSTVRLAGSSGANPFACIAAGIACLWGPAHGGANEAALNMLKEIGSVENIPSFIEKVKDKNSGVKLMGFGHRVYKNFDPRAKLMRETCHEVLEEMGLQDDPLFKLAMELEKIALEDEYFVSRKLYPNVDFYSGIVQSALGIPVSMFTGIFAMARTIGWIAQWNEMIADPEQKIGRPRQLFVGSAARDVPVLKDRK; this is encoded by the coding sequence ATGAACACTTCTGATAACAAAGCCACCCTGTCGTTCTCGGACGGCAGCGCCCCGATCGAATTCCCGATCTATGAAGGTACCGTCGGCCCGGACGTCATCGACATCCGCAAGCTGTACGGCGCGACCGGCAAGTTCACGTACGACCCGGGCTTCATGTCCACCGCGTCGTGCAACTCGTCGATCACCTACATCGACGGCGACAAGGGCGAGCTGCAGTACCGCGGCTACCCGATCGAACAGCTGGCCGTGAACGCCGACTTCATGGAAAGCTGCTACCTGCTGCTGAACGGCGAACTGCCGAACGAAACGCAGAAGGCCGAGTTCGTGAAACTCGTGTCGAAGCACACGATGGTGCACGAGCAGATGCAGTTCTTCTTCCGCGGTTTCCGTCGCGATGCGCACCCGATGTCGGTGCTGGTCGGTACCGTCGGCGCGCTGGCGTCGTTCTACCACGACTCGCTGGACATCAACGATGCCAAGCAGCGCGAAATCTCGGCGATCCGCCTGATCGCCAAGATGCCGACGCTGGTCGCCATGGCGTACAAGTACTCGATCGGCCAGCCGTTCATGTACCCGCGCAACGACCTGTCGTACAGCGCCAACTTCATGCGCATGATGTTCGGTAACCCGTGCGAAGAGTACGAGGTGAACGACGTGCTGGTGCGCGCCCTGGACCGTATCCTGATCCTGCACGCCGACCACGAGCAGAACGCTTCCACGTCGACCGTCCGCCTGGCCGGTTCGTCGGGCGCCAACCCGTTCGCATGTATCGCGGCCGGTATCGCCTGCCTGTGGGGTCCCGCGCACGGCGGCGCCAACGAGGCGGCACTGAACATGCTGAAGGAAATCGGCTCGGTGGAGAACATTCCTTCCTTCATCGAGAAGGTCAAGGACAAGAACTCCGGCGTGAAGCTGATGGGCTTCGGTCACCGCGTGTACAAGAACTTCGACCCACGCGCCAAGCTGATGCGCGAAACCTGCCACGAAGTGCTGGAAGAGATGGGCCTGCAGGACGACCCGCTGTTCAAGCTGGCGATGGAACTGGAAAAGATCGCGCTGGAAGACGAATACTTCGTATCCCGCAAGCTGTACCCGAACGTCGACTTCTACTCGGGCATCGTGCAATCCGCCCTGGGCATCCCGGTCTCGATGTTCACCGGTATCTTCGCGATGGCCCGCACCATCGGCTGGATCGCCCAGTGGAACGAAATGATCGCCGATCCGGAACAGAAGATCGGCCGCCCACGCCAGCTGTTCGTCGGTTCCGCCGCGCGCGACGTGCCGGTGCTGAAGGATCGCAAGTAA
- a CDS encoding FAD assembly factor SdhE — MSIDNNSSHQADPANRARLRWRSRRGLLENDIILTRFLDAHETELTDDEVDALTRLLDLSDNALMDLVLARSEPEGELDLPHVHALLGRLRRA, encoded by the coding sequence ATGAGCATTGATAACAACAGTTCGCATCAGGCAGATCCCGCCAACCGCGCGCGCCTGCGGTGGCGCTCCCGGCGGGGGCTGCTGGAAAACGACATCATCCTGACGCGTTTTCTGGATGCGCACGAGACGGAATTGACCGACGATGAAGTGGACGCGCTCACGCGGCTCCTCGACTTGTCGGACAATGCGCTGATGGATCTGGTATTGGCGCGCAGCGAGCCGGAAGGTGAGCTCGATCTGCCGCATGTGCATGCACTGCTTGGTCGCCTGCGCCGCGCCTGA